From Deltaproteobacteria bacterium, the proteins below share one genomic window:
- a CDS encoding DoxX family protein yields MKKLVHNPDLGLFIFRMFIGLAMAFAHGLGKIPPAEGFIAKVGQMGFPLPTIFAWSASLAEFLGGLLIAAGLYTRASSLFLGFTMLVAAFGAHAMDPFSKKELSLLYLAACVLLVLQGAGRFSLDRKLRGS; encoded by the coding sequence ATGAAAAAACTTGTTCACAATCCAGATTTAGGCCTATTTATTTTTCGAATGTTTATTGGTCTGGCAATGGCCTTCGCCCATGGCTTGGGTAAGATACCTCCGGCCGAAGGATTCATCGCAAAAGTCGGCCAGATGGGTTTCCCTTTGCCGACAATATTTGCGTGGTCAGCTTCACTTGCTGAGTTCCTCGGCGGACTATTGATAGCCGCCGGACTTTACACCCGGGCTTCTTCTTTGTTTCTAGGTTTCACAATGTTGGTTGCCGCATTCGGCGCACACGCCATGGACCCTTTTTCGAAAAAGGAGCTGTCGCTGCTCTATCTTGCCGCGTGTGTATTGTTGGTGCTTCAAGGCGCCGGTCGTTTTTCTCTAGATCGTAAACTTCGAGGAAGCTAA